The proteins below are encoded in one region of Methanofollis aquaemaris:
- a CDS encoding diacylglycerol/polyprenol kinase family protein produces the protein MRELGRQTVHLLFGIGIASILLIPVPGLAPKIYAALLIAGLIISEALLRGQYVPPFTEIVGAFERKETFPGKGAAYFVAGALFSSIFFTPDTAFVAVLSLAVLDSAATVVGITCGRHTLINGRTLEGSAGGFLTLAAVLLFILPPLPALVAAAAAMLAELLSPVDDNLVIPPVVGTVLTLLP, from the coding sequence ATGCGCGAACTCGGACGCCAGACCGTCCACCTCCTCTTCGGCATCGGCATCGCCTCAATCCTCCTCATCCCCGTGCCCGGACTTGCGCCGAAAATCTACGCCGCCCTCCTCATCGCCGGACTCATCATCAGCGAAGCGCTCCTCCGCGGACAATACGTCCCCCCCTTCACCGAGATCGTCGGAGCCTTCGAACGCAAAGAGACCTTCCCCGGCAAAGGCGCGGCGTACTTCGTGGCCGGCGCCCTCTTCTCCTCCATCTTCTTCACCCCCGACACCGCCTTCGTCGCCGTCCTCTCCCTCGCCGTCCTCGACTCCGCCGCCACCGTCGTCGGGATCACCTGCGGCCGCCACACCCTCATCAACGGCCGAACCCTCGAAGGCTCGGCCGGAGGCTTCCTGACACTCGCCGCCGTCCTCCTCTTCATCCTCCCGCCGCTCCCCGCCCTCGTCGCCGCGGCCGCCGCCATGCTCGCCGAACTCCTCTCGCCGGTCGACGACAACCTCGTCATCCCCCCCGTCGTCGGGACCGTCCTCACTCTCCTGCCCTGA